A single Agromyces sp. CF514 DNA region contains:
- a CDS encoding DUF4240 domain-containing protein, whose protein sequence is MTEVEFYALIDAARDGTAPESPSADPDSLFELLSERTDGEVEAFAREFRRQLVRLNRWSVWDAGYAASGGLSDDGFHYFRSWLIGKGAAVVELALADPDRLVPYLDTDELENELIEYVPLDVLDERGVEVDPVADVEQTDGEPAGEQFDEETSEERHPKLTAWAAAAR, encoded by the coding sequence ATGACCGAAGTCGAGTTCTACGCCCTCATCGATGCTGCACGAGATGGCACCGCGCCCGAGTCGCCCAGCGCCGATCCCGACTCGCTCTTCGAACTGCTGAGCGAACGTACCGACGGTGAGGTCGAGGCGTTCGCCCGGGAGTTCCGGCGGCAGTTGGTGCGGCTCAACCGGTGGTCGGTGTGGGACGCCGGGTACGCCGCCTCTGGCGGACTGAGCGATGACGGGTTCCATTACTTCCGGTCGTGGCTGATCGGCAAGGGCGCCGCGGTCGTCGAACTCGCACTGGCCGACCCCGATCGCCTCGTGCCGTACCTCGACACCGATGAGCTCGAGAACGAACTCATCGAGTACGTGCCGCTCGACGTGCTCGACGAGCGCGGAGTCGAGGTCGACCCGGTGGCCGACGTCGAGCAGACCGACGGCGAGCCCGCCGGCGAGCAGTTCGACGAGGAGACGTCGGAGGAGCGGCATCCGAAGCTCACGGCCTGGGCGGCTGCGGCGCGCTAG
- a CDS encoding MBL fold metallo-hydrolase — translation MDGDTGAGAALSGLRVDRVSAHVHFAHTEHVNWVVYSGPDGVTLVDSGYVGQQGLLEASLAQVGVKPDDVDVVLITHGHADHLGGAAWLAEHFGTTVHAHPRELANVHREVFEQVGTGQVLRNGWRPGVAPWALAIVPLLDGRADLGVPSATEPPVRDGRIDVPGRPRMRLVDGHTSGHAVFEFEGEGVLVVGDAFVTGHRTSPLQGPQLLPSMFHRDAARVATSLDGIASSEARVVLPGHGEAWFGPAYAAVDAAVDAGSAW, via the coding sequence ATGGACGGTGACACTGGTGCCGGCGCGGCGCTGAGCGGCCTGCGGGTCGATCGCGTGAGCGCGCACGTCCACTTCGCGCACACCGAGCATGTGAACTGGGTCGTCTACTCGGGGCCCGACGGGGTCACGCTCGTCGACTCGGGCTACGTCGGCCAGCAGGGGCTGCTCGAAGCATCCCTCGCCCAGGTCGGCGTGAAGCCCGACGATGTCGACGTCGTGCTCATCACGCACGGGCACGCCGACCACCTCGGTGGGGCCGCCTGGCTCGCCGAGCACTTCGGCACGACGGTGCACGCTCACCCGCGCGAGCTCGCGAACGTGCATCGGGAGGTGTTCGAGCAGGTCGGAACCGGCCAGGTGCTGCGCAACGGCTGGCGGCCGGGCGTCGCCCCCTGGGCCTTGGCGATCGTGCCGTTGCTCGACGGGCGGGCCGACCTCGGGGTGCCGAGCGCGACGGAGCCCCCGGTGCGCGACGGCCGCATCGACGTGCCCGGGCGGCCCCGGATGCGTCTCGTCGACGGGCACACGAGCGGGCACGCCGTGTTCGAGTTCGAGGGCGAAGGCGTGCTCGTCGTCGGCGATGCGTTCGTCACGGGGCACCGCACGTCGCCGTTGCAGGGGCCGCAGCTGCTGCCCTCGATGTTCCATCGCGATGCTGCACGGGTGGCGACGTCGCTCGACGGCATCGCCTCGTCCGAAGCGCGCGTCGTGCTGCCCGGGCACGGCGAGGCGTGGTTCGGCCCGGCGTATGCAGCGGTCGATGCGGCGGTCGACGCCGGCTCCGCCTGGTGA
- a CDS encoding CPBP family intramembrane glutamic endopeptidase: MRVAPRWWIGILVWIAYVIVVFTVGLLSGVPYDQYGDSGDTLFRAPVLFLAAGAVLLVIATSVLGWWKPALREERRSRHAWPIIAPALMALSIVISLAVGVDWSGIDGGYLAGLLLLGALVGFNEELVTRGILLTSLRGTVREVWVWFTTSALFGLMHATNLFFGQELVPTLQQIGFAFLGGTAFYIVRRVSGSLIWAMALHGAWDITTFAVGHAPSGAAFGLILGTIGEVLALVFVFWTFRSKGEDAATAPSEVDAARPAAG; the protein is encoded by the coding sequence ATGCGCGTCGCACCCCGCTGGTGGATCGGCATCCTCGTCTGGATCGCCTACGTGATCGTCGTCTTCACCGTCGGGCTGCTCTCGGGGGTGCCGTACGACCAGTACGGCGACAGCGGCGACACGCTCTTCCGGGCGCCCGTGCTGTTCCTCGCCGCGGGGGCCGTGCTGCTCGTCATCGCGACGAGCGTGCTGGGCTGGTGGAAGCCCGCGCTCCGCGAGGAGCGTCGCAGCCGGCACGCCTGGCCGATCATCGCGCCCGCGCTCATGGCGCTCTCGATCGTGATCTCCCTGGCCGTCGGGGTCGACTGGTCGGGCATCGACGGCGGCTACCTCGCCGGACTCCTGCTGCTCGGCGCGCTCGTCGGCTTCAACGAGGAGCTCGTGACCCGCGGCATCCTGCTCACGAGCCTGCGCGGCACCGTGCGCGAGGTGTGGGTGTGGTTCACCACGAGCGCGCTCTTCGGGCTCATGCACGCCACCAACCTGTTCTTCGGGCAGGAGCTGGTGCCGACGCTCCAGCAGATCGGCTTCGCATTCCTCGGCGGCACCGCCTTCTACATCGTGCGCCGCGTCTCGGGGAGCCTCATCTGGGCGATGGCGCTGCACGGCGCCTGGGACATCACGACCTTCGCCGTGGGCCATGCGCCGAGCGGAGCGGCCTTCGGGCTCATCCTCGGCACGATCGGCGAGGTGCTCGCACTCGTGTTCGTCTTCTGGACGTTCCGGAGCAAGGGCGAGGATGCCGCGACGGCGCCGTCCGAGGTCGACGCGGCGCGGCCCGCGGCCGGCTGA
- a CDS encoding CPBP family intramembrane glutamic endopeptidase, with product MTTTAAPALRVRPRIWIGLAIWLGYLALVFTIQSASGIPYQEWGDSAGNLFFGGGLSLIVATVLLAITTSLLGWWRPALFDRQRSRHRWPILVPILVAVAAVMNLAGTDWASYSGAFLAASVVLMLVGFTEELVNRGLMLVALRSRLHEGWVWFISSALFGLSHYINVLLGAPAGDTTIQVFAAFLGGTAFYILRRTTGSLVWAMVLHGVWDFSVFATGVGHAGDIAAIANVVYLFTGFLGLAFVAFVIRGSNERTDVATAPSAGGASVPSA from the coding sequence ATGACCACGACCGCCGCCCCCGCCCTGCGGGTCCGCCCCCGCATCTGGATCGGCCTGGCGATCTGGCTGGGCTACCTCGCACTGGTCTTCACGATCCAGTCGGCGAGCGGCATCCCGTACCAGGAGTGGGGCGACAGCGCGGGCAACCTCTTCTTCGGCGGCGGGCTGTCGCTCATCGTCGCGACCGTGCTGCTCGCGATCACCACGAGCCTGCTCGGCTGGTGGCGTCCGGCGCTCTTCGATCGACAGCGCAGCCGCCACCGGTGGCCGATCCTCGTGCCGATCCTCGTCGCGGTCGCGGCCGTGATGAACCTCGCCGGCACCGATTGGGCGAGCTACAGCGGGGCGTTCCTCGCGGCATCCGTCGTGCTGATGCTCGTCGGGTTCACCGAAGAGCTCGTGAACCGCGGCCTCATGCTCGTGGCGCTCCGCAGCCGCCTGCACGAGGGATGGGTCTGGTTCATCAGCTCGGCCCTGTTCGGGTTGTCGCACTACATCAACGTGCTGCTCGGCGCGCCCGCCGGCGACACGACCATCCAGGTCTTCGCGGCGTTCCTCGGCGGCACCGCGTTCTACATCCTGCGCCGCACGACCGGCTCGCTTGTCTGGGCGATGGTGCTGCACGGCGTCTGGGACTTCTCGGTGTTCGCGACCGGCGTCGGCCACGCGGGCGACATCGCGGCCATCGCGAACGTCGTGTACCTGTTCACCGGCTTCCTCGGCCTCGCGTTCGTCGCCTTCGTGATCCGCGGTTCGAACGAGCGAACGGATGTCGCGACGGCGCCGTCCGCAGGCGGTGCGAGCGTGCCCTCCGCCTGA
- a CDS encoding caspase family protein: MNLYHYAVVVGINRYPGGYKLLRGPVADARAFATWLTGSNKGGLPRENVSLMLTPRPYPRKLDEASPLKGRIDSALWSAHKSLRARLDAAPEDQRSALRDQSRIYLFVAGHGVMPQGGDSALLDAEAEPGRQTNLGLDKYLDWFRRDGQFAEVCILADCCRGYDLLAEPGAPGFARAARAPGDVSYLFALSTSAGQLAFEDKATDAEQYRGHFSRALMQGLAGEATDPDTGELTGDRLIAYARRIVAERTKALGPGREQSVPPPHTSGTLTFGPTRKAAGAARDGERTPPPGRTKRKVRIVFPDGFTGRVELVAPDASTELWDTADGPLTRWLYDGTWYVQHEGTDMDTKGFAADGLFTVSGEDCDVQL; encoded by the coding sequence GTGAACCTCTACCACTACGCCGTCGTCGTCGGCATCAACCGGTACCCGGGCGGGTACAAGTTGCTGCGCGGGCCGGTGGCGGATGCCCGGGCGTTCGCCACCTGGCTGACCGGTTCGAACAAGGGGGGCCTGCCCCGGGAGAACGTGTCGCTCATGCTGACGCCGCGCCCGTACCCGCGAAAGCTCGACGAGGCGAGCCCGCTGAAGGGACGGATCGACTCCGCGCTCTGGAGTGCCCACAAGTCCCTGCGCGCCCGACTCGACGCGGCGCCCGAGGACCAGCGCAGTGCGCTCCGCGACCAGTCGCGGATCTACCTCTTCGTCGCCGGCCATGGCGTCATGCCGCAAGGCGGCGACTCGGCCCTGCTCGATGCCGAGGCGGAACCCGGCCGGCAGACGAACCTCGGCCTCGACAAGTACCTCGACTGGTTCCGACGCGACGGGCAGTTCGCCGAGGTCTGCATCCTCGCCGACTGCTGCCGCGGCTACGACCTGCTGGCCGAGCCGGGTGCGCCCGGCTTCGCACGGGCCGCCAGGGCGCCGGGCGACGTGAGCTACCTCTTCGCGCTCTCGACGAGCGCCGGCCAGCTCGCCTTCGAGGACAAGGCGACCGACGCCGAGCAGTACCGCGGCCACTTCAGCCGTGCGCTGATGCAGGGGCTCGCCGGCGAGGCGACGGATCCCGACACCGGGGAGCTCACCGGCGATCGACTCATCGCCTACGCCCGGCGGATCGTCGCCGAACGGACGAAGGCACTCGGACCCGGCCGCGAGCAATCAGTGCCGCCGCCGCACACGAGCGGCACGCTCACCTTCGGCCCGACCAGGAAGGCCGCGGGCGCCGCTCGAGACGGAGAGCGGACCCCGCCGCCCGGACGCACCAAGCGGAAGGTCAGGATCGTCTTCCCCGACGGATTCACCGGTCGCGTCGAACTCGTCGCACCCGACGCATCGACCGAACTCTGGGACACCGCCGACGGCCCCCTGACGAGGTGGCTCTACGACGGCACCTGGTACGTGCAGCACGAGGGCACGGACATGGACACGAAGGGCTTCGCCGCCGACGGGCTCTTCACCGTCTCGGGGGAGGACTGCGATGTCCAGCTCTGA
- a CDS encoding DUF427 domain-containing protein — MTHPTPLPTVPGQESVWDYPRPPRVEAVDARVSIALGGAPIVDTRDVLRVLETSHPPVYYLLIDDFVPGTVVPAAGSSFCEFKGSARYYDLVAGPHRAVHAAWEYPSPSPGFEELSGRIAVYAGLVEACTVDGEPVEPQPGGFYGGWITSNVVGPFKGGPGSFGW, encoded by the coding sequence ATGACGCACCCCACGCCGCTGCCGACCGTTCCGGGCCAGGAGTCCGTGTGGGACTACCCGCGCCCGCCTCGCGTCGAGGCCGTCGACGCACGGGTCTCGATCGCCCTCGGCGGGGCGCCGATCGTCGACACGCGTGACGTGCTGCGCGTGCTCGAGACGAGTCATCCGCCCGTGTACTACCTGCTGATCGACGACTTCGTGCCCGGCACGGTCGTGCCGGCGGCCGGCTCGTCGTTCTGCGAGTTCAAGGGGTCGGCCCGGTACTACGACCTCGTCGCCGGCCCGCATCGAGCGGTGCACGCCGCGTGGGAGTATCCGTCGCCGTCGCCCGGGTTCGAGGAGCTCTCCGGGCGCATCGCCGTCTACGCGGGCCTCGTCGAGGCCTGCACGGTCGACGGCGAGCCGGTCGAGCCGCAGCCCGGCGGCTTCTACGGCGGCTGGATCACGTCGAACGTCGTCGGCCCGTTCAAGGGCGGGCCCGGCTCGTTCGGCTGGTAG
- a CDS encoding ATP-binding protein produces the protein MPREAVAVPLIDIASTVLSGLVPAPILKIAEVVAKAAVDGHKPPVARTAIAGARRELRRWIAVEGIPNDALDTGAQLAIDALAEWGPLTAERVVRFRSDPAAIAADILTLAERAQPSEGERAVCRQIVERVIAAVLADADARAELGFDLQVGTAVAVETLGAKIDLLLDGDAPSGLELDRLRTRSRAGLDRMANAQFGRHELVGWDASEEPARTLDTWRWSEQVDRALRSIIAGSNGVFDVEPLRRILAQATMPFESLRARLIDARLPDLLSRAAAARRADADAIDPDVLTSLHWLVEQCAAPEYRIVLPVVGGWGTGKTTVSRRTADELFTRGRFVIVVAPVARAGFEDELARAASAVLDRPITSAAQLATELGELDRHAVVVVDDAHEWGVEAGFAAALQHAISASTVGDRVRWVVSTSVEHFDTVHDRRNPRFWAEYGTEGRPDTWLDLDRTNVAQQLGRDILVTAAPVGDRPSINAYFGLPGEQRDGGWELLCQPLPAWIQVEMSRHRGLGFGLTEGEFAAEYWDLVTERLGPTPWMVRSAAQVLALLDERFAATCGEPIPAADLEHRFVGAPETEERVGVFSRIIGALTGARILRRDGERLQPGGDVLWASRLLGAGWDGDVSSSAGVIAAMAPWRADGDRSVARLRQAVLREWLVRLDSDGAVDWDLGEVLDALWDRKGGNPVLWGAAPRLSVETQRRLVIRAKRSVAAIAGGHDVYLFLRWMLVAPDGVWNPGVAVRIACAVATQVAASGLSQYLVSVVDRYAHELELSDVESVTRLLVQLDGAASATGFAGEFVGVFMRAATWVQGETLAVAALRLLDQGGNRSGSAEPNRAAPGETRTAPRESAFALLVVDAVASSVMSDDVVDGYETLVAARWFGSRGDLRPAQRTTRNAAHRALGHAYGSARHAPQVVEIVDRLVDGTDRTRLESALFVVRHTRTTGGLARVSVDEDFHPALRVISRRRGELPPALVERWVLPLLEANGID, from the coding sequence ATGCCGAGGGAAGCCGTCGCCGTTCCGCTGATCGACATCGCGTCGACCGTGCTCTCCGGGCTCGTGCCCGCACCGATCCTGAAGATCGCCGAGGTCGTGGCCAAGGCCGCGGTCGACGGGCACAAACCCCCGGTCGCACGAACGGCGATCGCGGGCGCCAGACGCGAGCTCAGGCGATGGATCGCCGTCGAGGGCATCCCGAACGACGCGCTCGACACCGGAGCGCAGTTGGCGATCGACGCGCTCGCCGAATGGGGGCCGCTCACCGCCGAACGGGTCGTCCGGTTCCGATCCGACCCCGCGGCGATCGCCGCCGACATCCTGACCCTGGCGGAGCGGGCGCAGCCGTCGGAGGGCGAGCGGGCGGTGTGCCGGCAGATCGTCGAGCGGGTGATCGCCGCGGTGCTCGCCGACGCCGACGCCCGAGCCGAACTGGGATTCGACCTGCAGGTCGGCACCGCCGTCGCCGTCGAGACGCTGGGCGCGAAGATCGACCTGCTGCTCGACGGCGACGCCCCGAGCGGGCTCGAACTCGATCGGCTGCGCACGCGGTCGCGCGCAGGACTCGACCGCATGGCCAACGCCCAGTTCGGCCGCCACGAGCTCGTCGGCTGGGATGCCTCTGAGGAGCCGGCACGCACGCTCGACACCTGGCGCTGGTCCGAGCAGGTCGACCGCGCTCTCCGCTCGATCATCGCGGGATCGAACGGCGTCTTCGACGTCGAGCCGCTGCGCCGGATCCTCGCGCAGGCCACGATGCCGTTCGAGAGCCTGCGGGCGCGGCTCATCGACGCGAGGCTCCCCGACCTGCTCTCACGAGCCGCCGCAGCGCGGCGTGCGGATGCCGACGCCATCGATCCCGACGTGCTCACGTCGCTGCATTGGCTCGTCGAGCAGTGCGCGGCCCCCGAGTACCGCATCGTGCTGCCCGTCGTCGGGGGCTGGGGAACCGGCAAGACGACGGTGTCGCGACGCACGGCCGACGAGCTGTTCACCCGTGGCCGCTTCGTGATCGTGGTCGCGCCGGTGGCCCGGGCGGGCTTCGAGGACGAGCTCGCACGAGCCGCATCGGCCGTGCTCGATCGCCCGATCACCTCCGCCGCGCAGCTCGCGACGGAACTCGGCGAACTCGACCGGCATGCCGTCGTCGTCGTGGACGACGCCCACGAGTGGGGCGTCGAGGCCGGCTTCGCCGCCGCCCTGCAGCACGCGATCAGCGCGTCGACCGTCGGCGACCGCGTGCGGTGGGTGGTCTCGACGAGCGTCGAGCACTTCGACACGGTGCACGATCGCCGCAATCCCAGGTTCTGGGCCGAGTACGGCACCGAGGGGCGGCCAGACACCTGGCTCGACCTCGATCGCACGAACGTGGCCCAGCAGCTCGGGCGCGACATCCTCGTGACCGCGGCCCCCGTCGGCGACCGGCCGTCGATCAACGCGTACTTCGGCCTGCCCGGCGAACAGCGCGACGGCGGGTGGGAGCTGCTCTGCCAGCCGTTGCCCGCGTGGATCCAGGTCGAGATGAGCCGGCACCGGGGGCTGGGCTTCGGGCTCACCGAGGGGGAGTTCGCCGCCGAGTACTGGGACCTCGTGACCGAGCGCCTCGGCCCGACGCCGTGGATGGTGCGGTCGGCCGCGCAGGTGCTCGCGCTCCTCGACGAGCGGTTCGCGGCGACCTGCGGCGAGCCGATCCCGGCGGCGGACCTCGAGCATCGGTTCGTCGGCGCACCCGAGACCGAGGAGCGGGTCGGGGTGTTCAGCCGCATCATCGGTGCGCTCACCGGCGCCCGGATCCTGCGCCGCGACGGCGAGCGACTGCAGCCGGGAGGGGACGTGCTGTGGGCCTCCCGACTCCTCGGCGCCGGCTGGGACGGCGACGTCTCGTCTTCGGCGGGCGTCATCGCGGCGATGGCACCGTGGCGCGCCGACGGCGACCGGAGCGTGGCGCGACTGCGGCAGGCCGTGCTGCGCGAATGGCTCGTGCGGCTGGACTCCGACGGCGCCGTGGACTGGGACCTCGGCGAGGTGCTCGACGCGTTGTGGGACCGCAAGGGCGGCAACCCCGTGCTCTGGGGCGCCGCGCCGCGACTCTCCGTCGAGACGCAGCGCCGCCTCGTGATCCGCGCGAAGCGGTCGGTCGCGGCGATCGCCGGGGGCCACGACGTCTACCTGTTCCTCCGCTGGATGCTCGTCGCCCCCGACGGGGTCTGGAACCCCGGCGTCGCGGTCAGGATCGCGTGCGCCGTCGCGACGCAGGTCGCGGCATCCGGCCTCTCGCAGTACCTGGTCTCGGTGGTCGACCGCTACGCGCACGAGCTGGAGCTCTCGGATGTCGAGTCGGTGACGAGACTGCTCGTGCAGCTCGACGGTGCGGCGTCCGCGACCGGGTTCGCCGGGGAGTTCGTCGGCGTGTTCATGCGGGCCGCGACCTGGGTGCAGGGCGAGACCCTCGCGGTCGCCGCGCTGCGGCTGCTCGACCAGGGCGGCAACAGGAGCGGGAGCGCAGAGCCGAATCGGGCCGCCCCGGGGGAGACGCGGACCGCACCCCGCGAGTCGGCCTTCGCGCTGCTGGTGGTCGACGCCGTCGCGTCCTCGGTGATGAGCGACGACGTCGTCGACGGATACGAGACGCTCGTCGCCGCGCGCTGGTTCGGTTCGCGCGGGGACCTTCGACCTGCCCAGCGCACAACGCGGAACGCCGCGCACCGGGCGCTCGGGCACGCCTACGGCAGCGCTCGTCACGCACCGCAGGTCGTCGAGATCGTCGATCGGCTGGTCGACGGCACCGACCGGACGCGACTCGAATCGGCGCTCTTCGTCGTGCGGCACACCCGGACGACCGGCGGCCTCGCCCGGGTGAGCGTCGACGAGGACTTCCATCCCGCACTCCGCGTGATCAGTCGCCGGCGGGGCGAGCTCCCGCCCGCCCTCGTCGAGCGCTGGGTGCTGCCGCTCCTGGAAGCGAACGGCATCGACTGA
- a CDS encoding bifunctional 2-polyprenyl-6-hydroxyphenol methylase/3-demethylubiquinol 3-O-methyltransferase UbiG, translating into MSHHQPEHSTHEQPAHEHPAHEHHEHVDAGEHEPDGAGRQGSPAASGTREMFEPDAWDERYAGDAQVWSGRPNPQLVAEASALSPGTALDVGCGEGGDVIWLAQQGWRVTGADFSANGLARAARHAEQAGVADRTDWWRVDARAFDPAGREFDLVTTHFLHPPEAGMVDVTRRLAQAVAPGGHLLVVGHAPSPVFTHLSASHHDAMFLASDLLPALPADFEVLVAEQRPRSAVRDGVTVDIEDATLLARRSR; encoded by the coding sequence ATGAGCCACCACCAGCCCGAGCACTCCACGCACGAGCAGCCGGCGCACGAGCACCCGGCCCACGAGCACCACGAACACGTCGACGCGGGCGAGCACGAACCCGACGGCGCCGGTCGTCAGGGCTCGCCCGCGGCATCCGGCACCCGCGAGATGTTCGAGCCCGACGCGTGGGACGAGCGCTACGCGGGCGACGCGCAGGTCTGGAGCGGGCGGCCGAACCCGCAGCTCGTGGCCGAGGCATCCGCCCTGTCCCCCGGTACCGCGCTCGACGTCGGCTGCGGCGAAGGCGGCGACGTGATCTGGCTCGCGCAGCAGGGGTGGCGGGTGACGGGCGCGGACTTCTCGGCGAACGGCCTCGCCCGCGCCGCCAGGCACGCCGAGCAGGCGGGCGTCGCCGACCGCACGGACTGGTGGCGGGTCGACGCGCGTGCGTTCGACCCCGCGGGCCGCGAGTTCGACCTCGTGACGACGCACTTCCTGCACCCGCCCGAGGCGGGCATGGTCGACGTCACCCGCCGATTGGCGCAGGCCGTCGCCCCCGGCGGGCACCTGCTCGTGGTCGGGCACGCGCCGTCGCCCGTGTTCACCCACCTGTCGGCCAGCCACCACGACGCGATGTTCCTCGCCTCGGACCTGCTGCCCGCCCTGCCCGCCGACTTCGAGGTGCTCGTCGCCGAGCAGCGGCCCCGCTCGGCGGTGCGCGACGGCGTGACCGTCGACATCGAGGACGCCACGCTGCTCGCCCGTCGCTCGCGCTGA
- a CDS encoding RNA polymerase sigma factor, with protein MTADANPERSDPAETLRAMFEEQPHRLRRRAVSLGLRHHDAEDAAQSVATAALEHVAEVRSAEEPVICAWVDTIARRVVADEYRRRDRERAFVGGIDIGLDAVNDDRDGGLGAALGLVSRSAEAEWEQRDRVLVTARAVQSLPDALREVVELRYGRDLSTRGIAEQLGLTDAAVRQRLTRARTALAAGVTAAR; from the coding sequence ATGACCGCCGACGCGAACCCGGAGCGCAGCGATCCCGCAGAGACGCTGCGCGCGATGTTCGAGGAGCAGCCGCATCGACTGCGGCGCCGTGCCGTCAGCCTCGGACTGCGTCACCACGACGCCGAGGACGCCGCCCAATCGGTGGCGACGGCAGCGCTCGAGCACGTCGCCGAGGTGCGATCGGCCGAGGAGCCCGTGATCTGCGCGTGGGTCGACACCATCGCCCGCCGTGTCGTCGCCGACGAGTATCGGCGCCGAGACCGTGAACGTGCGTTCGTCGGAGGCATCGACATCGGCCTCGACGCCGTGAACGACGATCGCGACGGTGGGCTCGGTGCGGCGCTCGGGCTCGTCTCCCGCAGTGCGGAGGCCGAGTGGGAGCAGCGCGACCGCGTGCTCGTGACGGCGAGGGCCGTGCAATCGCTGCCCGACGCGCTGCGCGAAGTGGTCGAACTGCGTTACGGGCGCGACCTCTCGACCCGGGGCATCGCCGAGCAGCTCGGCTTGACCGACGCGGCCGTTCGCCAGCGGCTCACCCGCGCTCGCACCGCCCTCGCCGCCGGCGTGACCGCCGCCCGCTGA
- a CDS encoding carbohydrate kinase family protein: MAHASSPSLTPLLVVGELCVDLIIELDGDLRFGQHEQLVPSTTLTMGSSSAITACGAAALGVPTSLLSVRGDDTFGSFLDAELARRGVGTELVRIDAELPTGASTHLTRPGGDRAILTSMGSIGRIAASEVPDAVLSRFGHLHVGSYFLQEDLWADAAGLFARARALGLTTSLDGNFDPTEQWDRGVLGVLASVDVFFGNEQEICGITRIHDLDAAVEALLDVMPEGAVVVCKLGAEGAVAARLSGGQTQRTRAATPTVEGELVDTVGAGDTLAAGFLAARLSDAGIADALALAVACGTASTRGAGGVGAQPGLAAATALAATVEVTGEVTAEVGDAATVPSRDSRDTSP; encoded by the coding sequence ATGGCTCACGCCTCGTCCCCCTCGCTGACCCCGCTGCTCGTGGTCGGCGAGCTCTGCGTCGACCTCATCATCGAGCTCGACGGCGACCTGCGCTTCGGCCAGCACGAGCAGCTCGTGCCGTCGACGACGCTCACCATGGGCAGCTCCTCGGCGATCACCGCGTGCGGCGCCGCCGCCCTCGGCGTGCCGACCAGCCTGCTCAGCGTGCGCGGCGACGACACCTTCGGCAGCTTCCTCGACGCCGAGCTCGCGCGTCGCGGCGTGGGCACCGAGCTCGTGCGCATCGACGCCGAGCTGCCGACCGGGGCCTCCACGCACCTGACGAGGCCCGGCGGCGACCGGGCGATCCTGACCTCGATGGGGTCGATCGGTCGCATCGCGGCATCCGAGGTTCCGGATGCCGTGCTCAGCCGTTTCGGGCACCTGCACGTCGGCTCGTACTTCCTGCAGGAAGACCTCTGGGCGGATGCCGCCGGGCTGTTCGCCCGTGCTCGCGCGCTCGGGCTGACGACCTCGCTCGACGGCAACTTCGATCCGACCGAGCAGTGGGATCGCGGCGTGCTCGGCGTGCTCGCGTCGGTCGACGTGTTCTTCGGCAACGAGCAGGAGATCTGCGGCATCACGCGCATTCACGACCTCGACGCCGCGGTCGAAGCGCTGCTCGACGTCATGCCCGAGGGCGCGGTCGTCGTCTGCAAGCTCGGCGCCGAGGGTGCGGTCGCCGCACGCCTCTCAGGTGGCCAGACGCAGCGCACCCGCGCGGCGACGCCGACGGTCGAGGGCGAGCTCGTCGACACGGTCGGCGCGGGCGACACCCTCGCGGCCGGCTTCCTCGCCGCACGGCTCTCGGATGCCGGCATCGCCGACGCCCTGGCCCTCGCGGTCGCGTGCGGCACGGCGTCGACGCGCGGCGCCGGAGGCGTGGGCGCGCAGCCCGGCCTCGCGGCTGCGACGGCGCTGGCCGCCACGGTCGAGGTCACGGGAGAGGTCACGGCCGAGGTCGGAGACGCGGCGACCGTTCCGTCGCGCGACTCGCGCGACACCTCGCCCTGA